A single window of Neurospora crassa OR74A linkage group VII, whole genome shotgun sequence DNA harbors:
- a CDS encoding short chain dehydrogenase, variant, whose amino-acid sequence MAAPSASGLKYASKLAGQRVLILGGTSGIGFAVSEASLEAGLLVTVSSSSAPKLSTALDRLRSSPAYVPSSTSVAEGGVPRLTGFTCDLSNPSTVEANLTQLLDQATLEGRHKFDHVVFTAGDALALTPIGQITPEGYARASAVRFTAPLILSKLLSTEKYFNHSVYSSITFTSGTNSEKPAPGWSVVAGVCGAIEGLARGLAVDLKPTRVNLVSPGAVKTELFSAFGEGEQLEQLLDGFKKQTLTGTVGTPEDVAEAYIYLMRDRYVTGRCLGTDGGRLLA is encoded by the coding sequence ATGGCAGccccctccgcctccggCCTCAAATACGCCTCCAAACTCGCCGGCCAGCGCGTTCTCATCCTCGGCGGCACCTCTGGCATTGGCTTCGCCGTTTCCGAGGCCTCTCTCGAGGCCGGTCTGCTCGTGACcgtctcctcttcatccgccCCCAAGCTCTCCACAGCCTTGGACCGTCTCCGCTCCTCCCCCGCCTACgtgccctcctccacctctgTAGCCGAGGGCGGCGTCCCCCGCCTCACCGGCTTCACCTGCGACCTCTCGAACCCTTCCACCGTCGAGGCCAACCTCACGCAACTGCTCGACCAAGCCACCTTGGAAGGCCGGCACAAGTTCGACCATGTCGTCTTCACCGCGGGCGACGCGCTGGCCTTGACGCCCATCGGGCAGATCACTCCCGAGGGTTACGCGAGGGCCTCCGCCGTGCGCTTCACGGCGCCCCTGATCCTGTCCAAGCTTTTGTCTACGGAAAAGTACTTCAACCACTCGGTCTACAGCAGCATCACCTTCACGAGCGGCACCAACTCGGAGAAACCCGCGCCTGGGTGGAGCGTGGTAGCGGGCGTGTGCGGCGCGATCGAGGGACTAGCGAGAGGGCTGGCGGTGGACTTGAAGCCTACGAGGGTCAATCTGGTCAGCCCCGGCGCGGTGAAGACGGAGTTGTTCAGTGCGTTTGGTGAAGGGGAGCAGTTGGAGCAGCTGCTGGATGGCTTCAAGAAGCAGACGCTGACGGGGACGGTGGGCACGCCCGAGGACGTGGCGGAGGCGTATATCTATCTCATGAGGGACCGCTATGTTACGGGGAGGTGCTTGGGCACGGATGGAGGGAGGCTTTTGGCTTGA